In Lolium rigidum isolate FL_2022 chromosome 3, APGP_CSIRO_Lrig_0.1, whole genome shotgun sequence, the genomic window AGGAGCTACAATAAGAAAGAATGAAACAAACAAATTtagaatgcaaaaaaaaaagtgcaatGCAAGACAATTAGACAAGTGCACATGCCTAGAACACAAGTTTTACCTTACCTTGGTCATTTTCCCCACTTGGATTGAGACATTGGACTCATTCTCATTTTGCGGACCATTTTGTGCATAGCTCCGAAATTATGTGCGACCTATGTGAGAGTGAGTTTTCATTCCGGTTTTCTTCACTCTTGTTCTTGTGAAAATGTTCATGGATACGTGACCAATATGTAGAGCCGTTTTGTTCTACTCCACATATAGTATCTAGGCAAATGGCCTCCCATGCAGGCGTGCCCAACATATAGCCTCATCCTCATTGCTCGTATAATTTTCTTGTCTTTGTTTGCTACTTGCTCTCGCCGGTTGAACAAATCCTCTCCCTTTTTTTATCACCACCATTGGCATCGACATCATCATCGGCGTCAGCACCACCCTCGCCACCAATATCACCACCCTCGGCACCAATGAATGGTCCATGGTGCTCAATAGAAAACTATcgttgttcaactttaaaatatgTATAATGTAGACAAAAAAATACAATTTCACCTCGGTTAATGCACATGAATTCCATATAACATCAATATCTAAACTAACACATATGTGCTATTTGAAAATAGTACAAAAAAAGGGGAAACATTGATTTTTACCTCGCCGGCATTGAACATGTTGCACATGTCAAGATTGGTGTCGGCCTGGGCTGATGGGGACCATATCCCCAATGGCAGAGAGGTGTGTTGGAAATGGAAGGAGACAGCTGGCCGGTGCTCCTGTGCGGCCGGTTGCCCTCTTCTgcctccttttctttccttcaggCTGGGGCGGGAAATTTCTGCGGGGGCGGTTGGGCTTCCTGCTGGAGCAACAAAATTGTGAGTTTTTCTTTTAGGAGTTGGCGGTTTTTAGGCTTTGGGAGGCAATTTAAGGActctagtggagatgctcttaatagaCTCCACTGCACAGTGTtgcttctcttcttttttttttacgaAAAAACAGACTGGCCTGctttttattgatttttttaaaaaaaaaggtaCAAGATGTGCAATGCGTGACACGCCCAAAATCAGCTTACAATAACAAgttaaagagaaaaaaaaactgaaCTGTAAGATCTGGGGATTTTCTCCAGCCACCGATAGAAACTGAAGTGTGTACTTAATTTGGCTCTCTTGGTCTCCGTAAGAGGTCATTTGCCCGCACACGGCCAGCGTACCTGGTCCAACTCTGCCATAGCTAGAGTACCCGCAGGGGCCTGTAGGTCTGGTATTCCCAACCCACCATACTCCAGGGGTCTGCAAATTGCTGCCCAACGAACCAAACACCGGCCTCTCCTTGCGATCTCATCATTGTTCCACAAGAAGCCCCTGCGAAGATCGATCGCTTTTATAAGCCAGATTGGTGGGTCAAACAGGCATAGCTGAGAGCAAATGCTTGAGGAACAGCAGCCTGGCATCCAGCGAGAAAAAACCTTGTTCCAACCCTTAACCCTGCCAGCGAGCTTGTCAAGTGCGGGTTGCAGATCCACCTCTCTTAGTCTTCGGTCAGAGAGAGGCATGCCTAGATAGGTGCAGGGGAATTCCTGAAGATGGCACTGGAATGCCATCGATAATGCCTCTGTGTCAATTAGCTGGCACTGAATTGGAATCATGGAGCTTTAGGCAAAGTTCATGTTGCTGCTCTTCTGTCCGAGCAGCACACGTGTTTGTCGAAAAATGAGTTTGACTGCTACTTTTGTAGCTGGTCATATTTCTTCCTCGCTGAGAGCACAAACACAGAATTTGGAGAGAAAAATCCATTCATTCAGTTAAAAAATCATACCAATGTTTTCCCTATGAAAACCATATTGTGCCACACTACCACTGTTTCAGCCTTTCAGACATGCTGAGTTTTTTGTACTTGTGGCAAGGCTATGATCTTTGTGTTAGGGTCTGAGAAGTTGTAAGTTGTAACACAGCTACATTATTTGTTCATATGTTGTGCATGTTCTTTTTGCAGGTTTCATAAGCATCGACTGTGGATATACCACAAACCCTAAGTACACAGATCCCAAGACAGGTATAACATATGTAAGAGATGAGGGTTTCATTGATGCAGGACTAAACCACCCCGTTGACAAAGGGAATTTGCAAGGCGACCTCGAAGACCGATACCTTAACCTTCGCTACTTTCCCAGTGGAGAACGCAACTGCTACACGTTGCGGTTCGTAATACCCGGTGGCAAGTACCTTGTTAGGGCTGCATTTGGCTATGGTGATTATGACAAACTAAACAGTCTTCCTACCTTTGATATCTATTTTGGGGTCAACTACTGGACGACAGTAACGATTGTTAATTCGAGTAGAGCATATCTGTTTGAAATAATTGCTGTGGCCCCTGCCGAATTTGTGCAAATTTGCTTGGTGAACATAGAATCGGGAACTCCTTTCATCTCAGGGCTTGACTTGAGGTCACTCAGATCAGATCTTTATCAGGAGGCTAATGTGACACAATCCCTGGTTTTGCTCAGTTATTTCCGTGACACGGTTGGTTTTGGGCCCAATCGCTACCACTTCGGAACGAACGGTCAGCCTACTAGGTGAGCTGACGAATAAATATTAATTTGATTACGTAATGTTTCTTTAGCTCTTGAGTTTAATCAAATTAATCCTGCTCAATGTTTATATGCAATTATAGGTTTCCAGATGATCCTTATGACCGTGTGTGGCAGAGGTATGAAAACGTTCCCAGCTGGACAGACCTACCCAACAAATCTAATGGGACAATCCAGAACTATCCAAATGACACTTACGATGCACCATCTGCAGTGATGAGTAGTGCATCCACTCCAGTTAACGCCTCAAGGATGGATCTATCATGGAGCTCGGATTCATCCATGAGTGTTGGTGCTGACCCCAACTACTTTCTTGTACTCTACTTTGCTGAACTGAACACCTTGCCAGGGTTAAGGCAATTTGATGTTTATGTGGATAACTACCAAATAGCCTCTGCATTCAGCCCAAAATACATGCTGGCTACTGTTCTCTCGGAGTTTGTGCAAGGCTCAACCGAGCATATTCATAACATCTCGCTTGTGGCCACGTCAAACTCGTCGCTTCCGCCTCTCATCAGCGCGATGGAGATATACATAGTGCAGCCAGTGAATGAATCTATGACTTATGCTTCAGATGGTATTGTGCTTAAACAAGCCATTATTATGTGCTATTAAGCTGTCTAACATGGTCATGTAGGGAAAAAAGTTAATGTGGTACTTGATTTTAATGCATGCCATCCTAGCGTAATTTACCAAAGGTTGAAGTTGATCCTTGATTTATAATTCTACTTTTAGCTGtaggattttgtccaattccattATTTCTTCAGTTTGTCTCATCCATGCTTCTGTAATTTTACATGGCATTAATGTTTCGGGCATCTGTCAACGTCATTGATAGCCATTGTGTGTGGCAAATAGTTTAGTCTGGCAGGGTTAGTTATTTTCGCAAAAGGGGCATGTGCACTGACCATCAATTATAGAAGAAAAATAGTTACTCATCAAGTCTTTGACTAAACCTGTGTGTATCCTCCGCTGACATTTGGTATCTTCAGTCGACAGCATGATGACCATCCAGACGGAGTTCTCTGTTAAAAGAAATTGGGTTGGTGATCCATGTGTGCCTAAATCTTTTGCATGGAATGGCTTGAATTGCAGCTATATTCCCAGAAGTCCTCCAAGAATAATAGGCTTGTGAGTATTGACTTAACAGAATCGCTGtaaatttgtgtttttttttaatGTTAGTTACCTCAGAAGGTAGATGAAAAGTAGGTCTAACTTATGGTGGTGATTGTTTGTTTTCTTTGCAGAAACATGTCATCCAGTGGATTGGTCGGTGAAATTGATTTATTTGGTCGCTTAGATTATCAACTCCTGTACGTTCAGTAGTGTACAATTTCAGACTTCCTCAGAGTACAGAAATAGCTCTCATGTTCATAGCTGGTCTGTGAGCTGTAGCGCTTGCAGATTTAAACATGCGCAGCCATTAGCCGGCTCATGGCTTTCTCTAGAAGTAAATTTCAGTAAAAAATTACATTTTGAAAACTAAGAGTCATACTTGTAAAAATATCATTATACCATTTTAAAATTTCATTATCAAACTGTATTGATATGAAGGGCGGTTGGTAGAGTATGTCCACTTGTGTCCTGGAGGTCTTGGGCTTGAATCAGACTCCTTGCACAATAAAAAACAAGGGAAATGCTGCCTATAAATACCCTTCCCAAGATCCCACAGTATGTGGGAGCTTTAAAcactgggtacgtcctttttTTAAGCTGTATTGGTCTTACCTTTCTGAAAGTAGTAACCATGCAAAATCTCGCGTTCGGCACATTTTGTTCTTGGGTTAAAATATCTAGCTCCAAAGGTTTGACTGGTAAACTGTGGATATTTATTAGactatattttgatttttttatatgAGTATATCATGTTACTTTGCATTTCTATCTCACAATAGCCTGTCGGGATCAATACCTTATTCTCGGGGTGATCAAATTACACTTAAATTTCTGTATGTGTGCCTGCCAGTGCGACTTCTTTGCAAACTTTATACCATATTCCAAATTTTTTAAGTACTTTACATTTCCAGGGATCTATCGCACAACAATCTGTCAGGATCAATACCTGATTGGGGTCAAGGGTCACCATTTACATTTCTGTATGTATTCCTGCCAATGCGACATCTTTTTTGCATGCCTTATAGAACATAACCCTGCGAATCTTTAGTTTCTTCATCTCAAATAGGGATGTTTTGACTTTTGAGTATCATGCTACTTTATATTTTCCAGGGATCTATCTCACAATAATCTATCCGGATCAATACCTTCTCTGAGTCTAGATCCAACATTTGCATTTATGTATGTATTCCTGCCAATGCAACTTCTTTTTTAATGCTTTATAACACATAACCCTTTGAATCTTTAGTTTCTTCATCTCAAATAGGGATTTTTCGAGCAACAACCTCAGTGGACCTATTCCTTGTAATCTTCTAGTACAATCTCAGGGAGGGTCATTGACACTAAGGTTTGCACCTGGTTTCTGTGTATCTTTTGTAACACATCTCTGAATTACTGAATAGAACCATTGTTTGTTCACCAaaatatttgaataatacttacaGTAAGTTAATATACAATACGAGTGGACGGACTGTTTTGACAAAAGAGGCAATTTTATTAGCTTAGCTCCCAACAGTACGCTGCAATCTTTCACCTATTAGCATTCCTTTTGTAGGGTCGATGACAACCCAAATCTTCGTGGAGATAAAATCTGCAATAATGGCCTAGAAAACAAGAACTTCAAACTTCTGCTCGAGATTGTGCTTCCAGTAGTTGCTGCAATAGTTCTACTGTTTGTGGCTGTACTTGTGCTTGTCGTGTTGCCCAGAAGTAAGAAAAGACCAGGTAACTAAATTTACAGTTCGTCATGATCGGTGGTATTGCTAAGAAAATTCAGAATTCTTGCTTGGCCTTCTACCAGCATGTGTGCTATAATATTGTTAGTGCTTATGCTGCGTCCAGATGTGGCTCATTCATCTAACCCATTAGAGAACCGGAGGTTCAGTTACAAAGAACTCAAGCGCATCACGAATAACTTCAGAACTGTGGTTGGGAAGGGTGGTTTTGGACCTGTCTATCTTGGCAGTTTGGAAAATGGAACTCATGTTGCTGTCAAGATGAGATCAGAGACATCTTCTCAAGGGAATACCGAGTTTCTGGCTGAGGTACATGTGCATTAGTCATTCAGTCCAACAAACTTTTTTTGCTGAGGATGGTCAGCAAAAAAAATAAGTCTCTCCTAGAAGTTGGTTATCAACTTCTCATTTTGTTctaggatttttctttttgtgggCCATTTGTGGCATGCAGGAAGAGCCCGAGCTGCTGCAGCAGGTTTTGAAAAGGAATCGATCGTGATTTGGAACCTGTTCTTTACATGAACCCTCTTAACTAATATTTTCTTATTTATACCTGTTCTAatgttttattttttctgttctGCCTCGGTTATTCCATCTAGCGGAACCATTCATTCCTTTTTATGAAAGAAAGATAAGGGACAGAATCTTACAAATTAGTGTGTCTCTGTGCTACTTAATGCATATCATATACATATTTCAGACTCTTGAATTATCATATACATATTTCAGGCTCAGCATCTGGCCAGGGTTCATCACAAGAATTTGGTATCATTAATTGGCTATTGCAAGGATAATAAACATCTAAGCCTTGTATATGAGTACATGGAGGGGGGAAACCTACAGGACCGGCTGACAGGTTGGTAGACTTTGTCCCATCCCatgctacatgagtgtgaaattaAGGTCAACATAGTTGCGGAGTATGTTCCGCTCAAGTAAATCTCAGCTACTCCAAATTCACTGTGTTTTCTGGTAAATGCCACGACCTTGATCTCAGTCCTCGCGTCACGCACAGGCAGCGGGATCTAGTCCTCGATAAACCAGAGATGATACAGAGTTGCGCCGAagcgagagaggaggaagaatgaGAGGATTAGGGATTATCCAGTACAATGTTCATCGATGCCTCTCTAACCCTTGCCTAGCTCTGTAAGTACCGGTGTGTTGTCTCCCTTGGCTTGGGTCGTCGAGTCGCTGGGCTGACGGCCCAAGGCCCGCCTGATGTCACGCTTGCGGCGTCTTCGTGGGCCTGGTATCGTAGCAGTAAACAACGGACAGGTGTTCAGGATATGCCACTCCTTGCCTCACTAGCATCTGGTCCTGGGTCCATAAGTAACATGTACTGAAGAAGTGCATAAATCTGATAGTTTACTGACATTCTTCTGGGAACAATCCAGAGTCCTAAGATAGGAGAAACGCAACATTTATACTTCAGCTTATATGAGCAGACTTGCAATATGTAATAGACAGTTAGATACTGCTCGCATACTGGCCTCTTCCACCAACAAGCAAATGATTTACCTAATGCTAGCTTATTGGTTTCTTAACATCAAGTTAATTTGGTTTCCCTGCACACAGTAGTCATCAGTTCAAAAGCTAAGCATACTTGAACTGAGTGTGGTCTGGTACTGCATCTAGTTACCAACGCAATTCTTTTAGTATAACGGGATACCCTTCTTTTTTCGGTTCACAGGTCAAGAACCTCTTAATTGGCTGCAGCGCCTTAAGATCGCACTGGACTCTGCCTACGGTATGCTGGAAATTTGGGTTCTATATCCTAACATTTCTGTTTGATACTTCAAATATTCGAGTTGTTATCATGCATATAGCTGTTATATATCTGTGCATTCCAACTTAAAAAAATATCTA contains:
- the LOC124703147 gene encoding probable LRR receptor-like serine/threonine-protein kinase At1g05700, which produces MILMTVCGRVMSSASTPVNASRMDLSWSSDSSMSVGADPNYFLVLYFAELNTLPGLRQFDVYVDNYQIASAFSPKYMLATVLSEFVQGSTEHIHNISLVATSNSSLPPLISAMEIYIVQPVNESMTYASDVDSMMTIQTEFSVKRNWVGDPCVPKSFAWNGLNCSYIPRSPPRIIGLNMSSSGLVGEIDLFGRLDYQLLDLSHNNLSGSIPDWGQGSPFTFLDLSHNNLSGSIPSLSLDPTFAFIFFISNRDFSSNNLSGPIPCNLLVQSQGGSLTLRVDDNPNLRGDKICNNGLENKNFKLLLEIVLPVVAAIVLLFVAVLVLVVLPRSKKRPVLMLRPDVAHSSNPLENRRFSYKELKRITNNFRTVVGKGGFGPVYLGSLENGTHVAVKMRSETSSQGNTEFLAEAQHLARVHHKNLVSLIGYCKDNKHLSLVYEYMEGGNLQDRLTGQEPLNWLQRLKIALDSAYGLEYLHKSCSPPLIHRDVKTGNILLTANLEAKLSDFGLTRAFSSETMTHTTTQPAGTLGYLDPEYYATYHLSEKSDVYSFGVVLLVLITGQPAIINISDTERTNVPLWARRMLSEGDIDSVTDPTIREDCDINSVWKVVEVALQCTEREVRDRPTMGEVVEGIGESLQLETLSRSMRCSSIRTGSSAFADSEPGGTLEAAELVGETSAR